Proteins encoded in a region of the Candidatus Obscuribacter sp. genome:
- the hypB gene encoding hydrogenase nickel incorporation protein HypB yields the protein MCTTCGCSDNAEPRLVSGGESHSHEHTHSHSHEHSHDHEHTHSHSHDHEHGHDHSHEHSHELKAKSHNTIQLEQDILAKNNLLAMRNRGFFEGRKVLALNLVSSPGSGKTALLERTIKELGAEIAIGVIEGDQETDNDAQRIKATGAKVVQINTGAGCHLEADIVARAINALDPTNNSIVFIENVGNLVCPALFDLGEQAKVAILSTTEGEDKPLKYPHMFRAAQVLLINKIDLLPYLKFDINKCIANALAINPSLKVMAVSAQEGTGMQLWYDWLKANVLVPARS from the coding sequence ATGTGTACTACTTGTGGCTGCTCTGATAATGCCGAACCTCGTCTTGTCAGTGGCGGCGAAAGTCATAGTCATGAACATACCCATAGCCACAGTCATGAACACAGTCACGACCATGAGCACACTCACAGTCACAGCCATGACCATGAGCACGGTCATGATCACAGTCACGAACATAGCCATGAGCTAAAAGCTAAATCTCACAATACTATTCAACTGGAGCAAGACATACTCGCCAAAAACAATCTTTTGGCTATGCGCAATCGCGGTTTTTTTGAGGGACGCAAGGTCCTTGCCCTCAATTTGGTCAGCTCACCGGGCTCAGGCAAGACTGCACTGCTGGAGCGCACAATCAAAGAGCTGGGGGCTGAGATAGCCATTGGCGTAATTGAGGGCGATCAAGAGACCGATAACGACGCTCAACGCATCAAAGCTACTGGTGCTAAAGTTGTGCAAATCAATACAGGAGCCGGATGTCATCTCGAAGCCGATATTGTGGCCCGGGCAATCAATGCTCTTGATCCCACAAACAACTCTATTGTCTTTATAGAAAACGTCGGCAACCTTGTTTGTCCAGCCTTGTTTGATCTAGGTGAGCAAGCTAAGGTGGCAATCCTATCGACCACCGAAGGCGAAGACAAGCCACTTAAGTATCCGCATATGTTTAGAGCAGCACAGGTGCTTTTGATCAACAAGATTGATCTTTTACCCTATCTCAAATTTGATATCAATAAGTGTATTGCCAATGCTCTAGCTATCAATCCTTCTCTCAAGGTCATGGCAGTGTCTGCCCAGGAAGGCACTGGCATGCAGCTCTGGTATGACTGGCTCAAAGCTAACGTACTGGTACCAGCACGCAGTTGA